The following proteins are co-located in the Desulfurococcus amylolyticus Z-533 genome:
- a CDS encoding DUF4129 domain-containing protein has protein sequence MKSLFIISIALVIITASTPLAPIAEDRHTAGFPNQLDSPISMDELIRELYNTSIITLGSSLDEASISSLLDNLTRSGLLNETYRNKLSRILFDPPESLVANISNPELRLLLSKLVSKENISYDELSTILKYVDTLKATNSLSLEDELIAYKILSELSSRNRLGDTEVPGRIMSTLMNILGLSHISLEETMGNTSLSIPRVNLPGVAVSGVKQGLQSLNLLVRGPLWPGLLGVFIAVFTIVLITATKGGKIIGVIGKIYSGITLGRTRRYSYGEPGDCISAYWFTVAMLASRYRVLKMPSETHREYLERIIHRVPPEIVRLVEEITRLYEVCRFGESTRKREADREAIEKYRELVNKIEHG, from the coding sequence ATGAAGAGCCTATTCATAATATCTATAGCCTTGGTAATTATTACAGCGTCAACTCCTCTAGCACCTATTGCTGAGGACAGACATACAGCTGGGTTCCCGAATCAGCTAGATTCCCCTATAAGCATGGATGAGTTAATACGTGAACTATATAATACATCGATAATAACCTTGGGATCCAGCCTAGATGAAGCAAGTATTTCGAGTCTACTGGATAATCTCACACGAAGTGGGTTATTGAATGAGACATATAGGAACAAACTTAGTAGAATATTATTTGATCCCCCTGAATCACTCGTTGCCAATATAAGTAACCCCGAGCTACGCTTACTACTCAGCAAGCTAGTTAGTAAGGAGAATATATCATATGATGAGTTGTCCACTATACTTAAATACGTGGATACCTTGAAGGCCACTAATAGTCTAAGCCTTGAGGATGAGTTGATAGCCTATAAAATTCTCTCCGAGCTCTCAAGTAGAAACCGGTTGGGCGATACAGAGGTACCTGGTAGAATAATGTCAACTCTGATGAATATACTTGGATTAAGCCATATATCATTAGAGGAGACCATGGGAAATACATCGTTAAGCATACCACGCGTGAATTTACCGGGTGTAGCAGTGTCTGGCGTGAAGCAGGGTCTACAGAGTCTAAATCTACTGGTTCGAGGTCCTTTATGGCCTGGATTACTTGGAGTATTCATTGCTGTCTTTACAATAGTGTTGATCACGGCTACTAAGGGAGGTAAAATCATCGGAGTAATAGGTAAAATCTACTCAGGTATTACACTAGGGAGAACAAGGAGGTATAGTTATGGTGAACCAGGGGACTGTATCTCAGCATACTGGTTCACTGTAGCCATGCTGGCAAGTAGATACAGGGTCTTAAAGATGCCTTCTGAAACACATAGGGAGTATCTTGAGAGAATTATACATAGGGTTCCACCCGAAATAGTTAGGCTGGTTGAAGAGATCACTAGGTTATATGAGGTTTGTAGATTCGGAGAATCCACGAGGAAGAGAGAAGCTGATAGGGAGGCGATCGAAAAATATCGCGAATTGGTGAATAAAATTGAACATGGCTAG
- a CDS encoding DUF58 domain-containing protein, with amino-acid sequence MAIHATTRLRLYMLSTALLLAGAIIVDPTFLPPALLLLSLPVFSYIAIESNYKILKSIKVSGSVAMETGGRFFVEYTIINPTRIPILPVEFSIQYSELIKLVKGSKRGLLIIPPRAKVKLRFSFHGRLGEHFVGPLKIVLRDLFGFYRSSDEYLGKALVVNIPPTVEEVIVRKLLIYARSTGLVKSRIPGEGVEFYDIRDYSPGDEAKRIVWRIYASRRMLAIWEPEKEVFQPVLFILDGTREMWSGPMSQSMIEHSARIISSIIYYLVKRGYPVSATVFNESLVHTSGKPMHGYHGYMEALRVLSKVRFEEGDESHRRRALSGVLSYTYTRILPRDRSIIFLFTHLRDTIIDEIAAWNNLYKDKGHILYIVHPLITAYESDSDVPEWVANIYRVKLIENLREDMAVISRARGRGLKVIAVTPDLIPQRVMDIIERYSS; translated from the coding sequence ATGGCTATTCATGCTACAACAAGGCTGAGGCTCTACATGTTATCTACTGCCCTGCTTCTAGCTGGAGCCATAATAGTTGACCCAACTTTCCTGCCTCCAGCCCTACTACTCCTTTCTCTCCCAGTGTTCTCATACATAGCTATAGAGTCAAACTATAAAATCCTTAAGAGCATAAAGGTCTCAGGCTCAGTCGCCATGGAAACCGGTGGAAGATTCTTCGTCGAGTATACTATTATAAACCCTACTAGAATACCTATTCTGCCAGTTGAGTTCAGCATACAGTATAGCGAGCTGATAAAGCTAGTCAAGGGATCAAAGAGGGGCTTATTAATAATACCACCTAGAGCAAAGGTTAAGCTAAGGTTCTCCTTTCACGGCAGATTAGGTGAACACTTTGTTGGCCCGCTTAAAATAGTTCTAAGGGATCTCTTTGGATTCTATAGATCGAGTGACGAATATCTTGGAAAAGCACTGGTGGTCAATATACCTCCCACCGTTGAGGAGGTCATTGTCAGGAAACTACTCATATATGCGAGAAGTACTGGGCTCGTTAAATCAAGGATCCCTGGGGAGGGAGTCGAATTCTATGATATACGGGATTATTCACCGGGCGATGAAGCGAAGAGGATAGTCTGGCGTATCTATGCTTCAAGAAGAATGCTTGCCATCTGGGAGCCTGAGAAGGAGGTGTTTCAACCAGTGTTATTCATACTTGATGGGACAAGAGAGATGTGGAGCGGCCCAATGAGTCAATCCATGATAGAGCATTCAGCGAGGATCATATCTTCCATAATATACTACCTAGTTAAAAGAGGCTACCCTGTCTCAGCAACCGTCTTCAATGAGTCACTAGTGCACACCAGTGGGAAACCCATGCATGGATATCACGGATACATGGAGGCTCTAAGAGTACTCTCCAAGGTAAGGTTTGAGGAGGGGGATGAATCACATAGGCGTAGGGCGTTATCAGGAGTACTCTCATACACGTATACCAGGATTCTCCCAAGAGATAGAAGTATAATATTTCTCTTTACACATCTCAGGGATACCATTATAGATGAAATAGCTGCGTGGAATAACCTATACAAGGATAAAGGCCATATCCTCTACATTGTCCACCCCCTTATAACAGCCTATGAGTCAGATAGCGATGTCCCTGAGTGGGTTGCGAATATATATAGGGTGAAACTAATAGAGAACCTTCGAGAAGACATGGCAGTCATCTCCAGGGCGCGTGGGAGAGGGTTGAAGGTAATAGCTGTTACCCCTGATCTAATACCCCAGAGGGTCATGGATATTATTGAGAGGTATAGCTCGTAG
- a CDS encoding family 1 encapsulin nanocompartment shell protein: MMSKHPLDLPLNRKLTLDEIMEALRLSIIAELDAVNLYLQLARSIDDEKVRRVFEDIANEEKTHIGEFLAVLESLDPQQVEELKRGAEEVRELTGISSPQGRGAGVGTKNSDGSNTSEDPQGIELVGKIFLNIVNETRSLRKYIPVVDLGKGIESVVLEKTGETLQRIVVPLRELSVYFRITQRSLEYSYRTKTSIDAPDMYQAALKLATMEDSLIIGSILDSNDVLRSKLSDWRTEDAPVIDVVNAVNKLYSAGATRPFVLVINPANYVNMVKSTGRTGLTELDRVRQVVDHIVVSPVIGEDKAIVLSAKPYVIDVVTGGDISVDYIGPEKDMHVFRAWELIALRIKHGEGIIVLER; this comes from the coding sequence ATGATGTCCAAGCATCCTCTTGACCTACCATTGAACAGGAAGCTTACACTCGATGAAATCATGGAGGCATTAAGACTATCCATAATAGCCGAGTTAGATGCGGTGAACCTATACCTTCAACTAGCTAGATCTATAGACGATGAAAAGGTGAGAAGAGTATTTGAGGACATAGCTAACGAGGAAAAAACGCATATAGGCGAGTTCCTGGCTGTATTGGAGTCACTGGATCCCCAGCAGGTAGAGGAGTTGAAGAGGGGGGCTGAGGAGGTCAGGGAGCTAACTGGTATAAGTAGCCCGCAGGGGCGAGGAGCTGGTGTGGGCACAAAGAATAGTGATGGATCAAACACCAGTGAAGACCCTCAGGGCATAGAATTAGTGGGCAAGATATTCCTCAACATAGTGAATGAGACCAGGTCTCTACGCAAGTACATACCCGTAGTAGATTTGGGGAAAGGTATTGAAAGCGTGGTCCTCGAGAAAACCGGGGAGACCCTACAGCGTATAGTAGTACCTTTGAGAGAGCTATCAGTATACTTCAGAATCACTCAAAGAAGTCTTGAGTACTCATATAGAACCAAGACCAGTATCGATGCACCAGACATGTATCAGGCTGCGCTTAAACTAGCCACCATGGAGGATTCACTGATAATAGGATCCATTTTAGATTCCAATGATGTTTTAAGGAGTAAGCTTAGTGATTGGCGGACTGAGGATGCACCAGTTATTGATGTGGTAAACGCTGTTAACAAGCTTTACTCCGCCGGGGCTACCAGGCCATTTGTACTAGTGATCAACCCAGCTAACTATGTTAACATGGTTAAATCAACTGGTAGAACAGGACTCACTGAGCTTGACAGGGTGAGGCAGGTAGTGGATCATATCGTTGTCTCACCGGTAATAGGGGAGGATAAGGCCATAGTGTTATCTGCTAAGCCATATGTTATTGATGTGGTGACCGGTGGAGATATCTCGGTGGATTATATTGGGCCAGAGAAAGATATGCATGTATTCAGGGCATGGGAGCTGATAGCTTTAAGAATAAAACATGGTGAAGGCATAATAGTACTTGAGAGGTAG
- a CDS encoding ferritin family protein, with translation MSQELVTRLLAYSKIEEEHARKLVELGESLNHPVLRTIFLSIARDSEKHGMIYKALSELVSNPQPFITEKEFENIRKVISNHIETEAKMLKVVDELLNEAEDSRVKLLLAAIRDDEVKHHALLASIRDKLASLETLTEQKLWDMVWKESPWHGTPGG, from the coding sequence ATGAGCCAGGAACTGGTTACTAGGCTATTGGCCTACTCTAAAATAGAGGAGGAACATGCTAGAAAGCTAGTAGAGCTGGGTGAGTCGCTTAACCACCCGGTTTTAAGAACAATATTTCTATCTATAGCCAGAGACTCGGAGAAGCATGGAATGATATACAAGGCCCTCTCAGAACTCGTATCTAATCCACAGCCATTTATAACTGAGAAAGAGTTCGAGAATATTAGAAAAGTAATATCAAACCATATAGAGACAGAGGCCAAAATGCTCAAGGTTGTTGATGAATTACTCAATGAAGCAGAGGACTCACGCGTAAAGCTATTACTGGCCGCTATAAGAGATGACGAGGTAAAGCATCACGCCTTACTAGCTTCAATAAGGGATAAGCTGGCCTCACTAGAAACATTAACAGAGCAGAAATTATGGGATATGGTTTGGAAGGAATCCCCGTGGCATGGTACGCCCGGAGGATAG
- a CDS encoding FprA family A-type flavoprotein: MTEYNVSKLTSNLYLLRFKDTSTKYFEGLWEIPEGIMYNSYVYTSNEGAIVFDTWKMGLGNEFLEALRNIVDLRDVRYIVVHHMEPDHSGILKTLVEKADPIVLGHPLVKNMAESFYSVSMKFRPVKDGEEIVFDDEKIIFYHTPWLHWPETIMSYITSWKMLLTCDAFGSYGVFKEVWADELSGEDYERYLWYAKKYFANVIGIHYEWVVKNLEKLVSRGVTPSLVLPSHGLLLRGDSLDYMYKKYKSWGHGEPEQGKTLLIYTSMYGFVERTVKIIREYFSGLNQDIDMIGFTDSNRPSISDVIGEAFDAENIILASATYDADLYPLMKHIASLITRKTPRGKKVAIIAQYGWGGKAGKILEEMMSTQGFKVVGVVEFKAGEEERYRDKIIGLIESLKK, from the coding sequence ATGACGGAATATAATGTATCTAAGTTAACAAGCAACCTATACCTGTTACGCTTCAAAGATACAAGCACCAAGTATTTTGAAGGGTTATGGGAGATACCTGAGGGGATAATGTATAACTCCTATGTTTACACGAGTAATGAAGGTGCAATAGTATTTGACACCTGGAAGATGGGGCTGGGAAACGAGTTTCTCGAAGCCCTTAGAAACATAGTTGACTTAAGGGATGTTAGGTATATAGTTGTACACCACATGGAGCCGGATCACTCTGGGATACTTAAAACACTAGTTGAAAAGGCGGATCCAATAGTGCTCGGTCACCCATTGGTTAAGAATATGGCTGAATCATTCTACAGCGTCTCGATGAAGTTCAGGCCTGTTAAAGACGGGGAGGAAATAGTGTTCGATGATGAAAAAATAATATTCTATCACACGCCATGGCTCCATTGGCCTGAGACGATAATGTCCTACATAACCAGCTGGAAGATGCTGCTCACCTGTGATGCATTCGGCTCCTACGGTGTATTTAAGGAAGTGTGGGCAGATGAACTCAGCGGGGAAGACTATGAGAGATACCTATGGTACGCAAAGAAATACTTCGCCAACGTTATAGGGATCCACTATGAGTGGGTTGTGAAAAACCTTGAGAAACTAGTATCACGGGGCGTGACTCCAAGCCTGGTACTTCCATCCCATGGGCTCCTCCTCAGAGGAGACTCCTTAGACTACATGTACAAGAAATATAAGTCATGGGGGCATGGAGAGCCAGAGCAAGGTAAAACCCTGCTCATATATACATCAATGTACGGATTCGTTGAGAGAACAGTCAAAATAATTAGAGAATACTTCTCGGGCTTGAACCAGGATATAGATATGATTGGATTCACCGACTCCAATAGACCTAGCATCAGTGATGTGATTGGTGAAGCATTTGATGCTGAAAACATAATACTGGCATCAGCAACTTATGATGCAGACCTATATCCATTGATGAAGCATATAGCATCACTGATAACCAGGAAGACCCCGAGAGGAAAGAAGGTAGCAATTATAGCACAGTATGGGTGGGGAGGTAAAGCAGGTAAAATACTAGAGGAAATGATGAGTACTCAAGGCTTCAAAGTCGTAGGGGTAGTCGAGTTTAAGGCTGGCGAAGAGGAAAGGTATAGGGATAAAATAATTGGCTTAATAGAGTCGTTGAAAAAATAG
- a CDS encoding peroxiredoxin, with product MPGQIPLIGEPFPQMEVVTTHGKKKLPDDYKGKYLVLFSHPADFTPVCTTEFVAFAKRYEDFKKLNAELLGLSVDSVFSHIKWIEWIQEKLGVEIPFPIIADPNGEVSRRLGFLHAQSATHTVRAVIIIDGNGIIRAVIYYPQETGRNIDEILRLVKALQLNDKYKRAVPAGWPNNELIGDGLIVPPASTIQEAKERVKQYKCFDWWLCYEEGKVPPEEVKEARSWLERAAKP from the coding sequence ATGCCTGGGCAAATCCCATTAATAGGCGAACCATTCCCTCAGATGGAAGTAGTGACCACGCATGGCAAGAAGAAGCTCCCCGATGACTATAAGGGTAAGTACCTCGTATTATTCAGTCACCCAGCCGACTTCACACCGGTCTGTACCACTGAGTTCGTGGCATTCGCAAAGAGATACGAGGATTTTAAGAAACTGAATGCTGAGCTACTTGGGCTAAGCGTTGACAGCGTCTTCTCCCATATCAAGTGGATTGAGTGGATCCAGGAGAAACTAGGCGTTGAAATACCCTTCCCAATAATAGCTGATCCTAATGGTGAAGTATCGAGGAGGCTCGGGTTCCTTCACGCTCAAAGTGCTACACATACCGTTAGGGCAGTAATCATCATTGATGGAAACGGCATCATAAGGGCTGTAATTTACTATCCACAGGAGACCGGGCGCAACATAGATGAAATACTGAGACTGGTAAAAGCGTTACAGTTGAACGATAAGTATAAGAGGGCTGTGCCAGCTGGATGGCCTAACAATGAATTAATCGGGGATGGATTAATCGTTCCACCAGCCTCAACGATACAGGAAGCAAAGGAGAGGGTTAAGCAGTATAAGTGCTTCGACTGGTGGCTATGCTACGAGGAAGGAAAGGTACCGCCCGAAGAAGTAAAGGAAGCGCGCTCCTGGCTTGAAAGAGCCGCGAAACCCTAA
- a CDS encoding HD domain-containing protein translates to MTEVYTPLTTPYEAHQSESLFSLFMPFNAQVRDPIYGYIDYVKGFEDEVIDSWVLQRLRYIYQLQVAHMIYPGATHSRFSHSLGVMYSSYKYTSFLIRSTIASNISGSYKKELAAHQKELIYASRLLGLLHDIGHGPFSHAFDRYVYKSKDFLEYRVGNHEVMGYLLYRDALRDIIEKTLMRERERIQVDPELLIRILDEGLKPPKGMREFTDLYVNGLLKDSDFYDPRTVEGLNNIVRLVVRDYVYTSDIMDYLRRDSYFTGVPVGEINDEWIIRNSYIVEKDNTLIPAISTKALDEIARLFDARKIMYKNVYLHPVNQAFIETVGLLLQCVKSDIIEILSRIIEKGDAIAYLALTDHYMYSLFKKLLVESPGKLECENKELARNALESLFIKRKPLWKMVKRISIDLRKAGHLYGRFGDALQRRIEEDIYGEISSWLRDKNIGPDDLKIIFDKIDVYPSAGAEVLKTIEVVELKDGRVIEAYSKSLEEFARESGLIPEALITVYVSRLKYNELSGEELRKISEIAARIIEDAVKGTFNEAPETS, encoded by the coding sequence ATGACAGAGGTGTACACGCCTTTGACAACACCATATGAGGCGCATCAGAGCGAGTCATTATTCTCCTTGTTCATGCCATTCAATGCCCAGGTGCGTGACCCTATATATGGCTATATAGACTACGTGAAGGGATTCGAGGATGAGGTCATAGACTCATGGGTCCTGCAGAGACTTAGATATATCTATCAACTCCAAGTGGCCCACATGATCTACCCTGGTGCAACGCATTCAAGGTTCTCCCATTCGCTTGGGGTCATGTATTCATCCTATAAGTATACGTCATTCCTCATAAGATCTACGATAGCCTCAAATATTTCAGGTAGCTATAAGAAGGAGTTGGCCGCGCATCAAAAGGAGTTAATATATGCGTCGCGGCTACTCGGCCTCTTACATGACATAGGTCATGGACCATTCAGTCATGCTTTCGATAGATACGTGTATAAATCGAAGGACTTCCTGGAGTATAGGGTAGGGAATCATGAGGTAATGGGGTATCTGCTCTACCGTGATGCCTTAAGAGACATTATTGAGAAAACATTGATGAGGGAGCGTGAAAGAATACAGGTTGATCCAGAGCTACTTATACGCATACTGGATGAAGGCTTGAAGCCTCCCAAGGGGATGAGGGAATTCACGGATCTCTACGTCAATGGACTTCTCAAGGACAGCGACTTCTATGATCCTCGTACAGTTGAAGGATTGAATAATATTGTAAGACTTGTTGTAAGGGATTATGTGTATACCAGTGATATAATGGATTACCTCCGAAGAGACAGTTATTTCACTGGTGTACCTGTTGGGGAGATCAATGATGAATGGATAATAAGGAACTCCTATATTGTTGAGAAAGATAATACATTAATACCAGCAATATCTACGAAAGCGCTTGATGAAATAGCAAGACTGTTTGACGCGAGGAAGATAATGTATAAAAATGTATACCTTCACCCAGTCAACCAGGCTTTCATCGAGACTGTTGGGCTTCTTCTTCAATGTGTTAAAAGCGATATAATAGAGATCCTTTCAAGGATTATAGAGAAGGGTGATGCGATAGCCTACCTCGCTTTAACCGATCACTACATGTATTCACTCTTCAAGAAACTCCTGGTGGAGAGCCCTGGTAAACTGGAGTGTGAGAATAAGGAGCTAGCTAGAAACGCGCTGGAGAGCTTATTCATTAAGAGGAAACCCTTGTGGAAAATGGTTAAACGAATATCGATAGATCTCAGGAAAGCCGGCCATTTATACGGCAGATTCGGGGATGCACTGCAGAGACGCATAGAGGAGGATATATATGGTGAGATATCTAGTTGGCTACGAGATAAGAATATAGGGCCTGACGACTTGAAGATAATATTTGACAAGATAGATGTGTATCCATCAGCTGGAGCCGAGGTATTAAAGACTATAGAAGTGGTTGAGCTTAAAGACGGAAGGGTAATAGAAGCCTACTCTAAGTCCCTCGAGGAATTTGCAAGAGAGTCCGGGTTAATACCCGAGGCATTGATCACGGTGTATGTGAGCAGGTTAAAGTACAATGAATTATCTGGTGAGGAATTAAGGAAGATCAGTGAGATAGCTGCCAGGATAATCGAGGACGCAGTAAAGGGTACATTCAACGAAGCCCCTGAAACAAGCTAG
- a CDS encoding polyprenol monophosphomannose synthase encodes MKVSILLPTYNERKNIGILIPLIDSVLRGEGIEYEIIVIDDNSPDGTAEEALKLSSRFNVKVLKRPGRLGLSSAIHDGVRYSSGEVIVVMDADLQHPPGYIPMLVKRIGECDIVVASRYIPGGRSEGFPLVRRIISRGSILLAHLIVPGTRKVRDAVSGFFAAKRSVLSRWRLLEPYGYKVLVEILGELQDVKVCEEPIVFKKRERGSSKLTVKVILSYIKTIYRLNPRVFLGYVLLTLTIVLLLSITLLAI; translated from the coding sequence ATGAAGGTATCAATATTGTTACCAACATACAATGAGAGAAAAAATATAGGTATACTCATTCCTTTAATAGATAGTGTTCTAAGAGGTGAGGGGATCGAATACGAGATCATTGTCATAGACGACAACAGCCCCGATGGCACAGCCGAGGAAGCTTTAAAGCTTTCATCCAGGTTCAACGTTAAAGTCCTTAAGAGACCTGGTAGACTTGGGTTATCCTCAGCCATTCATGACGGGGTTAGATATTCCAGTGGTGAAGTAATTGTAGTCATGGACGCGGATCTACAACACCCCCCGGGATACATCCCCATGCTTGTCAAGAGGATAGGTGAGTGCGATATCGTCGTGGCTTCGAGATATATACCTGGAGGGAGAAGTGAGGGTTTTCCACTCGTTAGAAGAATTATTTCAAGGGGCTCAATTCTACTTGCCCATCTAATAGTCCCGGGAACCAGAAAGGTGAGAGATGCCGTAAGCGGGTTCTTCGCTGCTAAGAGGAGTGTTTTATCTAGGTGGAGGCTTCTGGAGCCCTACGGTTACAAGGTCCTTGTTGAGATTCTTGGAGAGCTCCAGGATGTAAAAGTATGCGAGGAGCCCATAGTATTTAAAAAACGTGAAAGGGGGTCTTCGAAGCTTACGGTTAAGGTTATTCTCTCATATATTAAGACAATCTACAGGCTGAATCCACGCGTATTCCTAGGCTACGTGTTATTGACTTTGACTATAGTGTTGCTTCTCTCAATAACACTGCTAGCTATATAG